Proteins from a genomic interval of Neoarius graeffei isolate fNeoGra1 chromosome 24, fNeoGra1.pri, whole genome shotgun sequence:
- the ankrd13a gene encoding ankyrin repeat domain-containing protein 13A, producing MDFREKFLLHWLVWQNDYRQLEKEINTHNIEEVDPRGRTPLHLAVSLGHLESVRVLLRHGAQVTKENAKNWTVLQEAVSTGDPEMVQLVLQRRDYLKASTALAGVPELLCKIRESPDFYMEMKWEFTSWIPLVSRVCPSDVCRIWKSGTSLRVDATLLGFENMTWIRGRRSYIFKGDESCAELMEVNHDDELVDTERFDITRELDEVTLDSMQPDQQEVAKRLTTPIINTFLDTKDISFERCKSGLWGWRTDRTEVVNGFEAKVFSANNVNVVIRTRTEHLTDEEKARIKSERNILESFLGTVEQQISAQGDLTLEYATATNPTAITPEEYFDPDFDLKDRDIGRPIELTIRTQKFKGTLWMSEEHPLSLVEQVTPIIDLMARTSTHFARLRDFIQLRFPPGFPVKIEIPLFHVLNARITFGNVNKCSTEEPADVSQSATTPSPTEEMESESRDTSGITAFQVSPSVFTVPAHYHQRGGSRHTPHPSNHDEELLQYAIHRSLLESNSMQNSWGNSNGVSTHSMVESLSDGNVSEGVLVDFSETTPTSTDSTSSPDSDLQLAIELSTRAQEEEDRRQKEEEEELERILQLSLTEK from the exons ATGGACTTCAGGGAGAAGTTTCTTCTGCACTGGCTGGTGTGGCAGAACGACTACAGACAGCTGGAGAAAGAAATAAACACG CACAACATAGAGGAGGTGGACCCGAGAGGACGCACCCCGCTGCACTTGGCCGTGTCTCTGGGTCACCTGGAGTCGGTCCGAGTGCTGCTGAGACACGGAGCCCAGGTCACCAAAGAGAACGCCAAGAACTGGACCG tgcttCAGGAAGCGGTCAGTACCGGAGATCCAGAGATGGTGCAGTTGGTCCTGCAGCGGCGTGATTACCTCAAAGCCTCCACGGCTTTGGCAGGAGTGCCTGAGTTACTGTGCAAGATCCGAGAG TCTCCAGATTTCTACATGGAGATGAAATGGGAGTTCACCAGCTGGA TCCCATTGGTGTCGCGTGTGTGTCCGAGTGATGTCTGTCGTATCTGGAAGAGTGGCACAAGCCTGCGTGTGGATGCCACACTGCTCGGCTTTGAGAACATGACGTGGATCAGGGGGAGGCGGAGCTACATCTTCAAGGGAGACG AGAGCTGTGCCGAGTTGATGGAGGTGAATCACGATGACGAGCTGGTGGACACGGAGCGCTTCGACATCACACGCGAGCTAGACGAGGTCACTCTCGACTCCATGCAGCCTGACCAACAGGAAGTGGCCAAGCGGCTGACCACACCCATCATCAACACCTTCCTCGACACCAAGGACATCTCGTTTGAGAG GTGTAAATCCGGGCTCTGGGGCTGGAGAACAGACAGGACAGAAGTGGTGAACGGATTTGAAGCAAAG GTGTTCTCTGCCAACAATGTGAACGTGGTGATTCGCACGAGGACGGAGCACCTCACTGACGAAGAGAAAGCCAGAATCAAAA GTGAGAGGAACATTCTGGAGTCTTTTCTCGGGACAGTAGAGCAGCAGATCAGCGCTCAGGGG gatctaACTCTTGAGTACGCGACGGCGACAAACCCAACAGCCATCACTCCAGAGGAATATTTTGACCCAGACTTTGACCTGAAGGACCGAGATATCGGCCGACCCATCGAGCTCACCATCAGAACCCAAAA GTTTAAGGGGACGCTGTGGATGAGCGAGGAGCATCCCCTGTCTCTGGTGGAGCAGGTGACCCCCATCATCGACCTGATGGCTCGGACCAGCACTCACTTCGCCCGTCTCCGAGACTTCATCCAGCTCCGCTTCCCCCCGGGCTTCCCCGTCAAGATCG AAATCCCACTGTTCCACGTGCTCAACGCTCGCATCACTTTCGGAAACGTGAACAAGTGCAGCACGGAGGAGCCGGCCGACGTGAGCCAGTCAGCCACTACACCTTCACCGACGGAGGAAATGGAAAGCGAGAGCAGAGACACTTCAG gcATCACTGCATTCCAAGTGTCCCCCTCTGTTTTCACTGTTCCTGCTCACTACCACCAACGCGGGGGCAGCAGACACACACCCCACCCCTCCAACCACGACGAGGAGCTGCTGCAGTACGCCATCCACCGGAGCTTACTCGAGTCCAACAGCAtgcag AACTCCTGGGGTAACTCTAACGGCGTGTCCACACACAGCATGGTCGAGAGCCTAAGTGATGG GAACGTCTCCGAAGGCGTCCTCGTGGATTTCAGCGAGACCACGCCCACCAGTACGGACTCCACCTCCAGCCCAGACTCCGACCTCCAGTTGGCCATCGAGCTGTCGACCCGAGCGCAGGAGGAAGAGGACAGGAGGcagaaagaagaggaggaggagctggaGAGGATTCTGCAACTCTCACTTACGGAGAAATGA